Part of the Lotus japonicus ecotype B-129 chromosome 6, LjGifu_v1.2 genome, AAATTGCACAATCCCCTGTGCGGCTAGGCCATGCTAACCCTAACTCACCGTCGATTTCAAACCCTACCCCTCAAAAGCCCCCTCCTTCACAAACCCATCATCATCACACTGCTTTACTCTCTCTTCTCCCACCCCTCCCTAGAGCACAAGCACTTCTTCTTCAAATGACTTCCTCAGCATCTAAGCTCTTTGAAACATCATCCAAGAGGCCCCTTTCGGTCACTGCATTTCGTGGATCATTCCCAACCTTCTTTCCTTCCCAAGCCCAAGCACATTTATCTAGCCCGCTTGAGTCTTCTCCTTCCACCACCAAAGAAAGTATTTCACTTTTCACCGTCCTTCAAACCCAAATTGTAGAAGCAGTTGCTGAACTTCAAAAAATTCTTGATCTACAGGATTCTAAGCAGAAGATTGACCAGGAAATTCGCTCGAAAGATTTGGCACTTCTTGCACTTGTCAACAAATTCAAAGATATTGAGCGAGGACTTGACATACTTGATGATGACTACTCTGATTATCGCCACAATAAGAGAATGAAATCAGGAGGTATCAATGAAAATGATTCTTTGGCTTCCTCGACTGTATCATCCCTGCTGATGTTTTCAGATATATTGTCATATGCGAATCGTGTAAGTTATATGACATTTGCTCCACCGGAATTTGGAGCTGGGAAGGCTTCTCTCCATGGCGCATTGCCACCTGCAccacaagaagaaaaaatgagaGCTTCACAGTTATATAATTTTGCAGACCTTGATATTGGATTGCCTAAAACAGTTGAAACCAAGGACAAAACATTTGAGGCTATTATAGAACCTCCACCTCAACAAACTGTTGATACAAATCCTATTGCGAATTTTCCTGCAATTCAAGGGATGCTTCCTCCAAATTTTACTGTGCCACCTGGTTGGAAGCCTGGAATGCCTATACAACTGCCTATTGATATACCAATTCAGCCTCCGCCTGGGTGGAAACCAGGGGATCCTGTGTCGTTGCCTCCGATGGATTCTATTCCAGTACCAAGATTTGAGGAACAAAAATTACATCCTCACATTCCTCAGCCCAAGCAGCCTGAAGTTATTCAAGTGCAGCCAGTTAATTTGGATCTTGGAGGAAGTGATAGTAGTGATTATAGTAGTGATGAAGCCAACTCTGATAATGAAGACTGAGAACTCAGATAACTGATCATCTCAAATTGAGAACTTTACAGGTGAGAAATTTTGATTAAGATGTTTGTCTGTAATTTAAAATAGTTGGGAATGCATGATCAATGTGAATTTTCAACATTTATTTTCCCCCTATAGTTATTCATTCTGCAGTTGATACTTGATAATTATGTCACTGGCGTACGTTATATATCATGTTAGTTGTCATTACCTAGTAGA contains:
- the LOC130722270 gene encoding mediator of RNA polymerase II transcription subunit 4-like — translated: MLQHQIAQSPVRLGHANPNSPSISNPTPQKPPPSQTHHHHTALLSLLPPLPRAQALLLQMTSSASKLFETSSKRPLSVTAFRGSFPTFFPSQAQAHLSSPLESSPSTTKESISLFTVLQTQIVEAVAELQKILDLQDSKQKIDQEIRSKDLALLALVNKFKDIERGLDILDDDYSDYRHNKRMKSGGINENDSLASSTVSSLLMFSDILSYANRVSYMTFAPPEFGAGKASLHGALPPAPQEEKMRASQLYNFADLDIGLPKTVETKDKTFEAIIEPPPQQTVDTNPIANFPAIQGMLPPNFTVPPGWKPGMPIQLPIDIPIQPPPGWKPGDPVSLPPMDSIPVPRFEEQKLHPHIPQPKQPEVIQVQPVNLDLGGSDSSDYSSDEANSDNED